A section of the Chloroflexota bacterium genome encodes:
- a CDS encoding mandelate racemase/muconate lactonizing enzyme family protein, producing MQITAVDVCTYRRPGRSFVWALVRTDAGITGLGEATLMGRSQSVRSCLGEMGEVIRGMDPLASEDIWWRLYLGDRRRGGAVTASAMGAIDVALWDIRGQALGVPIYRLLGGPLRDRVRLYNHAQLPTPESVPDALGPLIDDGWTAVKFMATPSDPGAGPRRERFDPRPAVRRGAAVVAAAREFVGPEFDLLLETHGRLRPVDVVAFAERVKDFDILFLEEPTRFEAAESFRMLRERCPTPLATGERLYSRWQFQPLIENEWVDIIQPDIVHAHGITEVKKIADYADAHLISLAPHNPQSPVNTMASLQLDLACHNFLIQEVIWPFPEQFHEIFDGIPEPRRGYMYPPDAPGLGITLDLERARALERKRRHRPAPTDELQLPDGTWIDF from the coding sequence ATGCAGATCACCGCCGTCGACGTCTGTACATATCGGCGCCCGGGGCGCTCATTCGTGTGGGCGCTGGTGCGAACCGATGCCGGCATCACCGGCCTGGGCGAGGCTACTTTGATGGGGCGCAGCCAGAGCGTGCGGTCCTGCCTGGGAGAGATGGGCGAGGTAATCCGCGGGATGGATCCGCTGGCCTCGGAGGACATCTGGTGGCGGCTGTACCTGGGCGACCGGCGTCGCGGAGGCGCGGTGACCGCCTCGGCCATGGGAGCGATCGATGTGGCCCTGTGGGACATCCGCGGGCAGGCCCTGGGGGTTCCGATCTACCGGCTCCTGGGCGGGCCGTTGCGCGACCGCGTGCGCCTTTACAACCATGCCCAGTTGCCGACCCCGGAATCCGTCCCCGACGCGCTCGGGCCGCTGATTGACGATGGCTGGACTGCGGTCAAGTTCATGGCAACTCCTTCCGATCCGGGCGCGGGACCAAGACGGGAACGCTTCGACCCGCGGCCCGCGGTCCGCCGCGGTGCCGCCGTGGTCGCCGCCGCCCGCGAGTTCGTCGGGCCCGAATTCGACCTTCTGCTTGAAACCCACGGGAGACTGCGGCCGGTCGACGTGGTGGCATTCGCCGAACGGGTCAAAGACTTCGACATTCTTTTTCTTGAAGAACCGACCCGGTTCGAGGCCGCAGAGAGCTTTAGGATGCTGCGAGAGCGGTGCCCGACGCCGCTGGCCACCGGCGAGCGGCTTTACTCACGCTGGCAGTTCCAGCCCCTGATCGAAAACGAATGGGTGGACATAATCCAGCCCGACATAGTGCATGCTCACGGCATCACCGAAGTCAAGAAGATCGCGGACTACGCCGATGCGCACTTGATCAGCCTGGCCCCGCACAACCCCCAGTCGCCGGTCAACACGATGGCCAGTCTGCAGCTTGACCTGGCCTGTCACAACTTCCTGATCCAGGAGGTGATATGGCCGTTTCCGGAGCAATTCCACGAGATATTCGACGGGATTCCCGAACCCCGGCGTGGTTACATGTATCCGCCGGATGCTCCCGGATTGGGTATCACCCTCGACCTAGAACGGGCGCGGGCGCTTGAGCGCAAGCGACGGCATCGACCGGCTCCCACTGACGAATTGCAGTTGCCCGACGGCACCTGGATCGATTTTTGA
- a CDS encoding sulfatase-like hydrolase/transferase, whose product MPASVRTSAHTNERPGRRYVQTSTAVICISLCSRGNGRPPGKNRRRRPAQNSVVGSAKYFQRPATRIQPTERPMASAQRPNILFLTTDQQRFDCLGVNSGGYVKTPNIDRLAAEGVNLTGAFVNNPVCMPSRATLLTGRYPRNHGVTSNGFTLPEDEVSIAEILSQAGYRTGNLGKLHFLPHSNRDYDRAHPAYGFDVHVNADEPGCYPDDYIRWIRRVAPGMEEKVGVPHPITGDRNILYWDFDAPEELSYSAWVADQTIGFIDASGETPWFAIAGFYLPHSPCNPLPKYLDLYPRDSVPPPDVIPGELDDKPTTVRRIAEAVLPEDEETVMQFRRYYYASCSMIDHHCGRIVEHLRQTGQLDNTLVVFYSDHGDACGDNFTMAKHEAHYDSCLRVPMVWRWPDRIPAGSSFEGFFEGVDLVPTLLAALGLQVPDRVDGSSLWEQLTGSGGGGKESVLVEYFNPGNDQVQTEISRHTRYYQGGSSVLTLINSEYKYWINDEGEEILYDRAEDPGEHVNLACSPGHAAQLARMRKALLQKLATTYDRRHRKLALY is encoded by the coding sequence ATGCCGGCATCGGTTCGCACCAGCGCCCACACGAATGAGCGCCCCGGGCGCCGATATGTACAGACGTCGACGGCGGTGATCTGCATTAGCTTGTGCTCCAGAGGAAACGGCCGCCCGCCCGGCAAGAATCGACGCCGGCGACCGGCCCAAAATAGCGTGGTCGGGTCGGCGAAGTATTTTCAGCGACCCGCGACCCGCATCCAACCCACGGAACGGCCGATGGCTAGCGCGCAACGTCCCAACATCCTCTTCCTCACGACCGACCAGCAACGGTTCGACTGCCTGGGCGTTAATTCAGGCGGATACGTGAAGACTCCCAATATCGATCGCCTGGCCGCCGAGGGCGTCAATCTGACCGGGGCCTTCGTGAACAACCCGGTCTGCATGCCCTCGCGGGCGACGTTGCTGACCGGTCGCTACCCTCGCAACCATGGGGTCACCTCGAACGGGTTCACGCTGCCGGAGGATGAAGTCTCCATCGCCGAGATCCTCTCGCAAGCCGGCTACCGGACCGGCAACCTCGGCAAACTGCACTTCCTGCCCCATTCCAACCGCGACTACGATCGGGCTCACCCCGCGTACGGATTCGACGTCCACGTCAACGCCGACGAACCGGGCTGCTATCCGGACGATTACATCCGCTGGATCCGGCGAGTGGCGCCGGGCATGGAGGAAAAAGTCGGCGTGCCGCACCCGATCACCGGCGACCGCAACATCCTGTACTGGGACTTCGACGCTCCCGAGGAACTCAGTTACAGCGCCTGGGTGGCCGATCAGACGATCGGCTTCATCGACGCGTCGGGCGAAACGCCCTGGTTTGCCATTGCCGGTTTCTACCTGCCGCACTCCCCGTGCAATCCGCTGCCCAAATACCTCGACCTTTACCCGCGCGATAGCGTGCCGCCACCAGACGTGATCCCTGGCGAGCTGGACGACAAGCCCACTACCGTTCGTCGGATCGCCGAGGCCGTTCTGCCCGAAGACGAGGAGACAGTAATGCAGTTCAGGCGCTACTACTACGCCAGTTGCAGCATGATCGACCACCATTGCGGACGCATCGTCGAGCACCTGCGGCAAACGGGCCAACTCGACAACACTTTAGTAGTCTTCTACTCCGACCACGGCGACGCCTGCGGCGACAACTTCACGATGGCCAAGCACGAGGCCCATTACGACTCCTGCCTCCGGGTCCCGATGGTTTGGCGCTGGCCGGACAGGATCCCGGCGGGCAGCAGTTTTGAGGGGTTCTTCGAAGGAGTTGACCTGGTCCCGACTCTGCTCGCGGCTCTCGGCTTGCAGGTACCCGACCGCGTCGACGGCAGCTCCCTGTGGGAGCAGCTGACGGGCTCGGGCGGCGGCGGCAAGGAATCGGTGCTGGTCGAGTACTTCAATCCCGGCAACGACCAGGTCCAAACCGAGATCTCGCGTCACACTCGCTACTACCAGGGCGGGTCTTCAGTGTTAACCCTGATCAATTCCGAATACAAGTACTGGATCAACGACGAAGGCGAAGAAATTCTCTATGACCGGGCCGAGGATCCGGGCGAACACGTGAATCTGGCGTGCTCCCCCGGACACGCCGCCCAACTGGCGCGGATGCGGAAGGCGCTGCTGCAGAAACTGGCCACGACCTACGATCGCCGCCACCGCAAGCTGGCGCTTTATTAG
- the ilvD gene encoding dihydroxy-acid dehydratase, translating into MSDPAKRRSAVMTDGPNRAAARSFFKGIGFTDADLDRPLVGVAHMWIETMPCNFNQRRLAQHVKEGIRAAGGMPVEVNTIAVSDAVSMGTEGMKMSLTSREVITDSIELAALGHSFDGLVVIVGCDKTIPAGAMSLARLNIPGLVLYSGTIAPGRFQGRDVNIQDVFEAVGAHAAGKMTTDELNELEGAACPGAGACGGQFTANTMSLALDFLGVSPAGLNGVPATHADKIEVAREVGRMAMRLVRENRLPREFITRESVHNAIAGVCATAGSTNAVLHLMAIANEAGIKIPLEDFDRISEQTPVLASLKPGGEYVATDAFAAGGVGVVAKELVRKGVLNDCPNVDGRSMFEIAASASATPGQKVFTDLENPFKPTGGIAILRGNLAPEGCVVKLAGHERKQFSGNARVFESEEDCFAAVQAQDLRDGDFVVIRNEGPAGGPGMREMLQVTAAIVGSGMGDKVALMTDGRFSGATHGLVVGHVSPEAVRGGPIAAVRDGDRITIDVDARELILDVSADEIAARIEAYQAPENRYPSGVMAKYAALVSSASEGAITRPAA; encoded by the coding sequence ATGTCCGATCCCGCCAAACGCCGCAGCGCCGTCATGACCGACGGCCCCAATCGCGCCGCCGCGCGGTCTTTTTTCAAGGGAATCGGCTTCACTGACGCCGACCTTGACCGCCCGCTGGTAGGCGTCGCGCACATGTGGATCGAGACGATGCCCTGCAACTTCAACCAGCGGCGCCTGGCCCAACACGTGAAGGAAGGCATCCGCGCGGCCGGCGGAATGCCCGTCGAGGTCAATACGATTGCGGTCTCGGACGCGGTGTCGATGGGCACCGAAGGGATGAAGATGTCGCTTACCTCGCGCGAGGTCATCACCGATTCGATCGAACTGGCCGCGCTGGGACACTCCTTCGACGGCCTGGTTGTAATCGTCGGTTGCGACAAGACGATTCCGGCCGGCGCGATGTCGCTGGCGCGACTGAACATCCCCGGCCTGGTGCTCTATTCGGGGACCATTGCCCCCGGCCGCTTCCAAGGACGCGACGTGAACATCCAGGACGTTTTCGAGGCGGTCGGGGCCCATGCGGCGGGCAAGATGACAACCGACGAACTAAATGAACTGGAGGGGGCGGCCTGCCCGGGCGCCGGCGCCTGCGGGGGACAGTTCACCGCCAACACGATGTCCTTGGCGCTGGACTTTTTGGGAGTTTCCCCGGCCGGGCTCAACGGGGTGCCGGCCACCCACGCCGACAAAATTGAAGTCGCCCGGGAAGTCGGCCGTATGGCCATGCGATTGGTGCGGGAGAACCGCCTGCCGCGCGAATTCATCACCCGCGAATCGGTGCACAACGCGATCGCCGGGGTGTGCGCGACCGCCGGTTCGACCAACGCCGTACTGCACCTTATGGCCATAGCCAACGAGGCCGGAATCAAGATCCCGCTGGAGGACTTCGACCGCATCTCCGAGCAGACTCCGGTGCTGGCCAGCCTCAAACCCGGCGGGGAATACGTGGCCACCGACGCGTTCGCCGCCGGCGGGGTTGGCGTTGTCGCAAAGGAGCTGGTCCGCAAGGGTGTGCTCAACGACTGCCCCAACGTCGACGGGCGGTCAATGTTCGAAATCGCCGCCAGCGCGAGCGCCACTCCCGGCCAGAAGGTCTTTACCGATCTGGAGAATCCATTCAAGCCGACCGGCGGAATCGCGATCCTGCGGGGGAACCTGGCCCCCGAGGGCTGCGTGGTGAAGCTTGCCGGACACGAGCGCAAGCAATTTAGCGGCAATGCGCGGGTTTTCGAGTCCGAGGAGGACTGCTTTGCCGCGGTGCAGGCGCAGGACTTGCGCGATGGCGACTTCGTGGTCATCCGCAACGAGGGTCCGGCCGGCGGACCGGGAATGCGCGAGATGCTGCAGGTGACCGCCGCGATCGTGGGATCGGGGATGGGCGACAAGGTCGCGCTGATGACCGACGGCAGGTTTTCGGGCGCGACCCACGGCCTGGTCGTGGGACACGTCTCCCCGGAAGCTGTCCGCGGCGGCCCTATTGCGGCGGTTCGCGACGGGGACCGGATCACCATTGACGTGGACGCGCGCGAGCTCATCCTGGACGTCTCGGCCGACGAGATTGCGGCGCGGATCGAGGCCTACCAGGCTCCGGAGAACCGCTACCCGAGCGGGGTCATGGCCAAGTACGCGGCGCTGGTTTCTTCCGCTTCCGAGGGGGCGATTACCCGGCCGGCGGCCTGA
- a CDS encoding glutaredoxin — MAASDQAPAITAWMKPSCGWSNGVRAVLAKYGLSYEDKDIINIPDNYIEMVMKTGQRFQPSLEINGEIVADVSGEELEQYLIARGLVAASGDDAGVPLDAPCTDEEHAAMAARMAPPTNSGLTLRDISD, encoded by the coding sequence ATGGCCGCCAGCGACCAAGCACCTGCAATTACCGCCTGGATGAAGCCGTCCTGCGGCTGGAGCAACGGCGTACGCGCGGTACTGGCCAAATACGGGCTCTCGTACGAGGACAAGGACATCATCAACATCCCCGACAACTACATCGAGATGGTGATGAAGACCGGCCAGCGCTTCCAGCCCAGCCTCGAAATCAACGGTGAGATCGTGGCCGATGTTTCGGGCGAAGAGCTGGAACAGTACCTGATTGCCCGCGGACTGGTCGCCGCGTCCGGTGACGACGCCGGCGTTCCGCTGGACGCCCCCTGTACCGACGAAGAGCACGCCGCGATGGCGGCCCGCATGGCCCCGCCGACCAATTCGGGCCTGACGCTGCGCGACATCTCCGACTGA
- a CDS encoding Gfo/Idh/MocA family oxidoreductase gives MTALRRLAGSDMGATAYEDWFESGSGKAPEILAKAAAARPGVHNGSGFLLPVSECLMAAVLPEINYLPEMPADSSRRIAIAGAGAIVTGAHLPAYALAGFNVAGIWNRTRARAEAAAQRFGIERAYENVDQLVADDSVEIVDIALIPDVQLEIVQAAAAAGKHILCQKPLHEHLAPARAIVECCQAAGVKLNVNQQLRHDARMRSVAALFDKDLLGRPTRTMFDTNIDLDYDFPWLAGQQELEIMYHSIHYLDTLRSIFGNPHRVYCTTGCLPDQQGRGETRSTTVLDFPGGHTALVFASSNNRHDTQYARFRFEGSGGTVIGDNHLFSGSAAGDPTRLMVRSDKIDPEVEFVMRVPELRVPHSFVGPMASLMKAIEDDCEPDPGGLDNLDTIALVRACYRSAEIGQAVEFESVATP, from the coding sequence ATGACGGCGCTGCGGCGTTTGGCGGGATCGGACATGGGTGCGACGGCCTACGAGGACTGGTTCGAGAGTGGTTCGGGCAAAGCCCCGGAAATTCTGGCAAAAGCAGCAGCCGCGCGTCCCGGCGTCCACAATGGTTCTGGATTTTTACTACCAGTCAGTGAGTGCCTGATGGCCGCCGTGTTGCCGGAAATCAACTACCTGCCCGAGATGCCCGCCGATTCCTCGCGCCGCATTGCCATCGCCGGCGCCGGCGCGATCGTCACCGGTGCCCACCTGCCCGCCTACGCGCTGGCCGGATTCAATGTCGCCGGGATCTGGAACCGCACCCGGGCCCGCGCAGAGGCGGCCGCCCAGCGGTTCGGGATCGAACGCGCGTACGAGAACGTCGACCAGCTCGTCGCCGATGACAGCGTCGAGATAGTCGACATCGCGCTTATTCCCGACGTGCAACTGGAAATCGTACAAGCGGCGGCGGCGGCTGGAAAGCACATCCTGTGCCAGAAGCCATTACACGAACACTTAGCGCCGGCCCGCGCGATAGTCGAATGCTGCCAGGCGGCCGGGGTGAAGCTGAACGTTAATCAGCAGTTGCGCCACGACGCCCGAATGCGCTCGGTGGCGGCGTTATTTGACAAGGACTTGCTCGGCCGGCCGACTCGGACGATGTTCGACACCAACATCGATCTCGATTACGACTTTCCGTGGTTGGCGGGACAGCAAGAGCTCGAAATCATGTATCACTCCATCCACTACCTGGACACCCTACGGTCCATCTTCGGGAATCCGCACCGGGTCTACTGCACGACCGGCTGCCTGCCCGACCAGCAGGGCAGGGGCGAAACGCGGTCCACCACCGTTCTGGATTTCCCCGGCGGCCACACCGCCCTGGTATTTGCCTCCTCCAACAACCGGCACGACACCCAGTACGCCCGCTTCCGATTCGAGGGCAGCGGCGGCACGGTGATCGGCGACAACCACCTTTTCTCAGGCAGCGCGGCCGGCGACCCGACCCGGTTGATGGTGCGCAGCGACAAAATCGATCCCGAAGTCGAATTCGTGATGCGAGTGCCGGAATTGCGGGTGCCGCACTCCTTCGTTGGGCCGATGGCGTCGCTGATGAAGGCGATCGAAGACGACTGCGAACCCGACCCGGGCGGACTCGACAACCTCGACACTATCGCCCTGGTGCGGGCCTGCTACCGCTCCGCCGAAATCGGCCAGGCCGTGGAATTCGAGTCCGTCGCCACGCCCTGA